TGGACCGCATGGGCTACAAAGAAGGCGAAGTGATTCAGCACAGCATGATCACCAAGAGCATCGAACGTGCTCAGAAAAAGGTAGAAGAAAACAACTTTGGCATTCGTAAGCGTTTGCTCGAATACGATGACGTAATGAACAAGCAACGGAAGGTGATTTACACCCGCCGTCACCACGCTTTGTTTGGCGAACGTTTGGCACTCGATATCGACAATGCCTTCTTTAATGCTGCTGCAGATTGTGTGGCTGGCTTTAAAGAGCAAAACGATTACGAAGGTTTCAAACTGGCTGCCATCGTCAATCTGGCTATCGATACAAAAATTTCGGAGCAGGAATTCGACAAAAACAACGAGAAAGAACTGGCGCAGAAGCTGTATGACGAAGCCATGCAAAACTATCAGCGCAAAAAAGCGGAGATGGCCCGTCAGGCAATGCCGGTGTTCAGCAACATTCGCCAGCAGCAGGGTGCACATATCATGAATGTGATTGTTCCATTTACTGATGGCCGCAAAGGCATGCAGGTGTTGGCCAACCTCGATAAAACATTGGAAACACAAGGAGCAGAATTGGCCAATGCCATGGAACGCAGCGTAGCCCTCGGTCTCATAGATGATGCCTGGAAAGAGCACCTACGTGCCATGGACGATTTGAAGCAGAGCGTACAAACCGCCAGCTACGAACAGAAAGATCCGTTGGTGATTTATAAAATTGAAGCCTTCAATTTGTTTAGCCGCATGGAAAGCGGACTGAACAAAGACATGGTACAATTCCTTTGTCATGCAGGCATTCCGCTGGAGCAGCAGCAAGATATTCGGGAAGGCCGCGAAGAGAAAACCGATTTGAGCAAACTTCGTGAGCAGAAAACCGAACTCGATAGCCGCGGTGTGGAAGAAATCGGTGGCGATGACTACTACGATCCCAGTGGCAATGCGGTGAAACAACAGCCGGTGCAAGTGGGACCAAAAATTGGTCGCAACGACCCTTGCCCCTGTGGTAGTGGCAAAAAATACAAACAGTGCCACGGTCGTGATCTGTAATCCTTGATTAATAAAATACAAGAGCCGCTTGCAATTTTTGCAGGCGGTTTTTATTTTGGTTAATTGGGTGAATAGTTAATTAGTTAATTGGTGTATTTGTAGTTGAGGCGGGGCAATAGAATAACTAAGAGAAAAGAATACATACTTCTTTCACACAATTCGTGTGGTTCGCCTAATTCGTGTAATTCGTGTTGCCTATTTTCGCAGCATGCTGAGCAAGCTACATATCCGCAATTATGCCATCATAGATGAGCTGACGATTGAGTTTCAACCGGGCTTCAACATCATTACGGGTGAAACAGGTGCCGGTAAAAGTATTTTGATGGGTGCCCTTGGCTTGGTGCTGGGCGACCGTGCTGATAGCGCTGTTTTATTTACCAGCACAGAAAAGTGTGTGGTGGAAGCCAGTTTTCAACCCACAGACAAAGCAGCCATGCGGGCCTTGTTGCAAGCCAACGATTTGGATGAAGACAACCAGCTTGTGGTGCGCCGCGAAATAAGTACGGCCGGCAAAAGCAGAAGCTTTATCAACGACACGCCGGTAACATTGCAGGTGCTGCGTCAGTTTGCTGGTATATTGGTCGATTTGCATCGTCAGTTTGATACCCTCGAATTGGGCGAAGATGATTTTCAACGCAAAGTGATTGATGCACTGGCGGGCACTGCCACGCTATTGCAACAGTATCAGCAACATTACCAATCGTTTGCACAGGCGCAAAGTACGTTACAGCAATTGCAAGCCCAGCAACAGCAGGCCAGCAAAGAATACGATTATCACCGGTTCTTGTTTACAGAGTTGGAAGAAGCGAATTTTTCTCCGAATGAAATTGAAGAAGCTGAAACGGAGTTGCAAGTGCTCTCCAATGCCGAAAGCATCAAACAGGTATTGGCGACAGCTGCTTTCACCATGCAAAATGGCGATGCACCGGTTACGGTTCAGGTAAAAACGGTTGTACAACAGTTGCAGCAATTGAAAACCCGTCCTGATGGGTTGGATGCCTTGCAGGAACGACTGCAGTCGGCATTGGTAGAACTGAAAGACATTGCTGCAGAGTTGGAGAGCCTGGAAGAAAATGTGCAGATGGATGCAGAACGTTTGGCGCATTTATCTGACCGGATAAACATAGGCAACAAACTGCTGAAGAAACACAACGTACTTACAACAAATGAGCTGCTGGTCATTCAGCAGGAGTTGGATGCGTCGCTGCAGGCTTGTTACCAATTTGAGTGAGCAAATTGAGCAATGGCAAAAAGCACAGGATGCGGCTTTGCAATTGGTGCGAAAAACCGGCAATGAATTGACTGCATTGCGGAGCAAAGCATTGGAGCCATTTGAAACGCAGGTAAAAGCTTTGTTGCAGCAAGTAGGCATGCCCAATGCTGTGCTCAAAGTAAAACTAGAACCATTGTCTGCACCGGCGCCACATGGCATGGATGCCATTCAGTTTTTGTTTGATGCCAACAAAAGCGGCCGCTTTGAGCCACTCGAAAAAGTAGCGAGTGGCGGTGAGCTCAGCCGATTAATGCTCAGTATCAAAAGCCTGGTAGCAGGTGGCTTAAATATGCCAACGTTAATCTTCGACGAAATTGATTCTGGCATTAGTGGCGAAGCTGCACGGCAGGTTGGCGTCATTATGCAATCATTGGCACAAAAACATCAGCTCATTGCCATTACGCACCAGCCGCAAATAGCAGCCCGTGCCGCTACGCATTATTTTGTGTACAAACAGGAAAAGAACAAGGCCATTAAAACAGGTGTGCGGGTGTTGAGTACCGACGAACGGGTGCAGGCCATTGCGCAAATGCTGAGTGGCAATGAACATGCCGAGGCGTCTGCCAAAATAGCCCGTGAAATGCTGGGGGTAGTATAAGTGTTGGCGTAAATAGCTGTCCGTGAAAAAAATCATCCGTTACATATTGGTGCTGCCCTTTGCCGTAGCAATTGCCTATTGGCTGGCCGGCAAATTCGGCGATACAATAGAAGAACCACTACGCAATGTTTTGTTTGCTGCTAAGGGCGATTCTATTCCTGATTATGCCCCGGTTTTCTATGATGACAAAGGCATTCCCTATGTTGTGTATGCCACTGAAAATGGCATTACACCAGGCAAACAGTACAATGCTACTATTGTAGCCAACTTTGCATTGGAGCAAGCAGCTTTGTACGACTCATTGAAGCAGCCAGCAAACAAGCAAGCATTTGACAACTGTATCAACTGGTTGAAAGTAAACGCAACGGTGAGTAATGATACAGCTTTGTATCGCTATGCATGGCGGCAGGCTTGGTATCCTAAAGTGCCGGCACCATTTACCAGTGGTATGACCAATGGCATGGTGATGCAGGCCATGCTCAAAGCACATGCTATGAATGCGGATACAGCTGCATGGCAATTGGCCCGCCAATTGTTGCATGGCTGTTTTGTGTCGATTGATAGTGGCGGTTTTACCATTATGGAACCACAGGGCTGGTGGTACGAAGAGTTTGCAGCTGTAGGTGTAGAAACGCCCCGCATATTAGACGGTCATATTTTCACGGTGATCGGATTGCTGCAATACCGCAATCAACAGCAGGAACCATTGGCCGCCATTGCTGCTGAAATGGGTTTGCAGTCGCTGAAATATTATCTGCCAGCATATGATGCGGGTCAGCAGATGTATTACGACAAGTACAAAAAGCTGGCCGACAGAAAATACAAACAGGTTATCACTACTCAATTGTTACAGTTGTATCAGCTTACCAACGAAGCTGTGTTTTTACAGTATTACGAAAAATGGACAACACCGTTGAAAGTGCATTATGTAAAACGGGTGCTGGCTGAAAGAAACAAAACCGGTGCCCTGCTGTTGGGCTTGTTACTGATTGTATGCTGGTTGCCTTTGTATATCGGTTTGAAATTGCTGATTCGGAAAACGATGAAACCCCGCAGAAAACGTTACTAAAAATAAACAGGCTCCACATGGAGCCTGTTTTGGTTTGATAAGGTGTAAGCGGTAAAATGGTATCAATACTAGCGGAGTGTGATTTCTTTGGTTACACCGTCGATGGTGATAGTGGCTTTATTGTCGCAGGTGCCGTTGCCAAAATTCAGTACCGCATTTTTGTCGTTACGGGTCACTTTCACAGTGCCTTTGTCTATCCAGCGGCAAGCGTTGGCTTTGTGCAAAGGTTCTACAATCAGGCGGCTCCAGGTGGTAGTTGTATTGCGGCGGAAGGTTTCACCACGGGCTCCTCCGGTGGTACTCCATTCATCATCTCTGGGGAAGAAAGGCGTACCCAATCCTGCTACCTGTGTCGTGCTGTGTTCGGCATTCCATTTTACATAGCTGCCATTGGGGCGGGTGAGTTTACCATTTTGTACCAGGCGGGTCATGATGAGCACAGATGAAGTGCTATTGTTTTTAATCACATGGCGGCCTTCTACTTTTACTGAATCAACATAGTAGTTGTTGAACTCGGTTACCGCTTGTGCACCGGGCACTACCAGCGGCTTGCTGTACACGGTTACAATTTTACCAGAACGGATTTTGCCATCGCGACCTTTACAGCCGGTTCCATAATCAATAGTGATGGTTTTGGGGAATACACCCGGATCTTTTGGCACTACCGTGATGCTAAAACAGCGGACGCCCTGTGCAGAGTCTGCGGGTCTTTCTTCGTTTAAGTCGATATCAACATTGCTGTTGCCATTGTTGGCACCGCCAAACAATTCAATCTGACCAAGGCCGGCTTCGGCATCGGCACCCATGGCCTGGTCGCCAACGTCACCAAAAGTCACTTCGGCTTCGGCATCGTCTTCTGTGGCTTCAATGGTGAGGGTGCTGGCATCCTCAGTAGCCGTGTCATTAATCTGTTTTTGGCAGCTCGTCAGGGTAGCCGAGGCCAGCAAAAAAGTAGCAGCGAGGGCAAGTTGCAGTGGCTTGCGTATCATACGTGGTGGTTTTTGTGCAGGTACGACGCCGGCTTTTGGCAGTGGTTTAACGTTTGGTTAAAAAAAATAATAATTCAACGGGGTTGTCTATAAAAAATGGGTTTTCATCTCCACAATGTGGCTAATAGGATGGTCGCTATACCGTTATTGTTTCACTTATTTTCGCGGCATGATGCTGATAGATACGCATACCCATTTGTACCAGCCGGCTTTCGACGAAGACCGGGCCGACATGATTGCACGGGCCAAGGCCATTGGCGTTACCCGTTTTTACATGCCGGGTATAGATAGTGAGGTGATTGAAAGAATGGAACAAACAGAGCAGCAGTTTCCGGAGTGTGTCATGATGCCGGGCTTGCATCCATGCTCGGTCAATGATAACTATCAGCAGGAACTCGACATTGTGGCCAGGCAATTGCAGCAACGCAGTTTTCCTGCCTTAGGCGAAATTGGCCTCGATTTTTACTGGGATAAAACCTACACCGAGCAACAGTTTGATGCCTTTCGGCAGCAGATAGAAATGGCGCTGCACTATAAATTGCCTATTGTTATTCATACCCGCAATGCCATGCAGGAAACCATTAATCTGGTAAAAGAATACAAAGGCCGTGGGCTAACGGGCATTTTCCATTGCTTTAGCGGCAGCTACGAAAGTGCCCGCCAAATCATTGACCTCGGCTTTTTGCTGGGCATAGGAGGAGTGGTGACCTATAAAAATGCCGGCTTGCCCGAAGTGCTGGCCAAAGTGCCACTGGAGCATATTGTACTTGAAACGGATGCTCCGTATTTAACGCCGGTGCCTTTCAGGGGTAAACGCAATGAGAGCAGCTACCTGCAATACGTAGTAAGTACGCTGGCACAAGTGTATGACGTGGAAGCCGAAACCATTGCTTCGGCCACCACGAATAATGCACAACAATTGTTTCGGTATTAATGACCGGTAAATTGTGCTTTGCGTTTTTCTAAAAATGCGTTGGCACCTTCCTTGGCATCAGCGGTATCAAAGAGTTCTCCAAACAGGGTGACTTCTTTTTCTAAGCCTTCTTCTGGCGCATAGGAAGCAGTGTTTACCAAATCAATAATGCGGGTGATAGCCAGCGGCGCTTTTGAAAGGATGGTTTGTAACAATGCCTTTGTTTGCGGCAGCAAATCTTCTGGCGAGGTTACATGATTGACCAAACCTAATTGTTGCGCTTCTGCAGCAGTAATCATGTTGCCGGTCATGAGTAGTTCCATGGCTTTCCCTTTGCCTATGAGCTGCACCAGGCGCTGTGTGCCACCGTAGCCGGGTATCAAACCGAGGTTTACTTCGGGCTGTCCAAATTTGGCATTGTCGGAAGCCAGGCGAAAATGACAAGCCATCGCCAGTTCGCAACCGCCACCCAATGCAAAACCATTTACTGCAGCCACAATGGGTTTGGGCGATCGTTCGATTTTAGAAAACACCAAATCCTGACCACGCTCTGCTAATGCTGCGCCAGCAGTTGCATCAAGGCTTGTAAACTCACTGATGTCGGCACCGGCTACAAATGCTTTGGCACCTGTACCAGTAATGATGCCTGCTTTAATGGCATCGTTGGTATATAACTCTGCAATGGCGTGGCCGAGTTCTGAAATTACATCTTTATTCAGTGCATTGAGCTTATCGGGCCGGTTGATGCTGATACAAAAAATGCCTTCTTCAAGGGTTGTATGCAAGTGTTGATACATGGCAATCAATTTTTTTTCAAACCTACAGCAAGCCGTGGAAGCGCCAAACTTCATTTTGTTTAAGGTGGCCTATTAAATAGCGAAACAGTTGATACTTTTTTTTAAAGAAATGATGAACTTAGGGTAGTTCTCATTGCAAATGGTTGTTCCTTTGCGCCATCTTACAAGAGAGCATTAGACTGGAATTCACCAAATATTATACCTAATGAAGACATTCGAGCACGTTGACTGCAGTCGTTGCGAAAAAAGAACCAGCTCCATTTTTTGCAATACACATGGCGAAAATTTGGACGACATCAGTGATTCAAAAACGTGCTCGGTATACAAAAAAGGTCAGGTCATTTTTCATGAAGGCGGCCATCCGTTTGGGGTGTATTGCGTCAACAAAGGCAAAATCAAACTGTCCATTATTGGTGATGAAGGCAAAGAGCAAATTGTACGCTTGGCCCGAGATGGAGACGTGCTGGGCTACCGCAGTATGCTGGTAAACGAACGCTACAATGCTACTGCCACAGTGCTTGAAGATTCGCAGGTATGTTTTATTCCCCGCGAAATATTTATGAAAACCTTGCGCAGCGATTCTTCATTGAGTTTTGAAATGATGAAGCTGCTGAGCAATCAACTGCGGGAAGCAGAAGTAAAGCTGACGCACCTGGCACAAAAACCTGTACGGGAAAGATTAGCTGAAACGCTGCTCTTTTTGAAAGAGACTTACGGTTTTGAACCTGATAGCACACAAATAGCGGTGCAACTTACCCGCGAAGAAATTGCCAACCTGGTGGGTACTGCTACAGAAACAGCCATTCGCCTGCTCAGCGAATTGAATAAAGAAAACGTCATCGAATTATCAGGCAAAAAGATATCAATTAAAGATGTTCGGGAGTTGTCCCGCATTGCCAATCTCAACGATTAACAGTTGATTTCAACGTGTTGCCAGTCATAGAAAAGAGAAGCATGAGCTTCTCTTTTTTGATGTACGTAGGTGACGTAGAAATGACAAAAGTCATAATCAACTGTGAGTGCAGTCATGAGGTACTTGCTAATGCCCACTTAGTTTCGTATTAAGCTAAACTATTTGTCATGATGGCCTCCCACCTGGTAGAAGTGAATGAATTGACGCCACCTCAACTCTGTCATTATATAGAGCAAAAACATTATGCACCTATCAAGCAATCATTAGAAACACTGGCGGAATATTCTAATTTACTGCAGCATTCAGATGTTGAGCCAGAAAAGCTCAGCGTAGGGCATATGCTGTTTGGCAGGCTGAAAGATGAAATGGAACAGGTGATCAGAAATGACAGCATGATTTTGTTTCCCCTCATCATGCAGGCCGACGCAAAAGGCCGCATTCGGGAGGCACATATACCCGCCCAAATGATTCGCGACAAGAACAAAAAGATTTTGAGCCTGCTCGAAAAACTGCGCCTGATTGCCAACAACTTCATTTTGAAACCCGAGTGGGATGCTGATACCCGCATGTTTTTTGAAGAATTGTTTACGCTGGATCAAATGGTTACGCAAGCCATTTACCTGAAGGAAAATGTATTGCTGCCCCGTATACAAAAAGCATCGGAGCAAGCCGGATATTAAACCTCAACGATTGATCGCCATTCTGTGCGTTGAATGGTATTGTGAGTAAAACAGCCGGCATCAACAACCGGCTGTTTACATATCCATCCATCGCCCAAGTGAAAAGAGAATTGATTATGGAAGCCACCACAGAAACAGCTGTTCAATGCTATCACTGCGGAGAAGATTTGCCCGCACAACCCATTCAATACGACGAAAAAAACTTTTGCTGCGCTGGTTGCAAAACGGTGTATCAGGTGCTCAATCAGCATGGCTTGTGCGACTATTACGAACGCAGCGAAAACCCCGGTATCAACCAGCGGGTACAGGTGCGCAAAGACAAGTTTGCTTTTCTGGAAAATGAAGACATCCGGCAGAAGCTGGTCCAGTTTTCAGACGGCGATCAAACTCAGGTGATTTTTTACCTGCCACAAATGCATTGCGCCAGTTGCCTGTGGTTGCTGGAGCATTTGTATAAAATGGATGAAGGCATTTCGCACAGCCGTGTCGACTTTCCGAAAAAGGAAGTGTCGGTGTTGTTTAATGAAAAGCAAATCTCACTACGCAGGGTGGCGGAAATCCTTACCAGCATTGGGTATGAGCCACATATCAGCCTGCATGATTTGGGCAACAAGCCCCGCAATCTTTTCAACCGCGACCGCATTTATAAATTGGGTGTAGCCGGCTTTTGCTTTGGCAACATCATGATGATGAGCTTTCCGGAATATGTGGGGCTCGATGGGGTGAAAGAAGCCTATGATTTAACGCCAACTTTCCGCTATCTCAACCTGCTGTTGAGCTTGCCTGTATTGTTGTATAGTGCTTCCGAATTTTTCATCAGTGGTTGGGCGGGTTTAAAAAACCGTTTTCTCAATATTGATGCGCCCATTGCGTTGGCCATTCTTATTACTTTTTCAAGAAGTGTGTACGAAATTTTTTCGGGTACCGGCGCCGGTTATCTCGATAGCATGAGTGGCATCGTGTTCTTCATGCTCATTGGCCGCATTCTGCAAGACCGCACTCAACAATCGCTGAGCTTCGATAGAGATTACACTTCTTATTTTCCCATTGCCGTCAACAAATTAGTGGATGGCAAAGAAGTGCCCGTGCCGCTGCCTGAGTTGCGCAATGGTGATAGCATCATGATTCATAGTCACGAAATCATTCCGGCAGATGGTATACTGGTACGTGGACAAGCCGCTATTGATTACAGTTTTGTAACGGGCGAAAGTGTGCCGGTAGAAAAAAGATCAGCGAAATAATTTATGCCGGCGGCCGGCAAACGGGCGGCAATATTGAACTGCTGTTGGTGAAAGATGTGAGCCAAAGCTATCTCACCAATTTGTGGAACAAAGAAAGCATGCGCAGCGAAGACAATGGTAACAATGATTCGTGGGTGCATCCTGTAAGCCGCTATTTTACAGTGGTACTCTTTACGCTTACCGCTATTGCCGGTATGTACTGGTGGATAAATGACCCCAGCAAAATGTGGCCTGCCATTACCACTGCGTTGATTGTAGCATGCCCTTGTACTTTATTGTTGAGCAATTCATTTACCAACGGGCATGTGATACGTGCCTTCGACCGGGCAGGTATGTATGTACGCAATGCCGCAGTAGTAGAACGGCTGGTAAAAATTACAACTGTCGTTTTTGATAAAACCGGAACACTGACCGATGGTCGCCGTTTTGATATTCATTATAAAGGTGATGCACTGGATGAACCGCTGCGTCAGTTGCTGGCATCGGTAGCAGCGCAAACGCAACACCCACTCAGCAAAGCCGTGCTGCAATACCTGGAGGTAAAACCTCAACCATTGCAGCATGTGAAAGAACATGCCGGCCGTGGGGTAGAGGCTTGGGTAAATGATCAATACATCAAACTGGGTAGCCCCATGTTTGTATGGGGGCAAGATCATTTTGATCGTAATACTTCGGTTGTAGCCTGGAAATTGGATGATGGCCGCCAGGGATTATTCTTATTGAAAAATCATTACCGCAATGGATTGGATAAAATGCTGAAGAAGCTGCTGCACAACAAAAAAGCAGCGGTGCTCAGTGGCGATAATGATGCGGAGAAAAACAACATTCTGCGATTGCTGGGTAAGCCTGCTGATGTAAAATTCAATCAGGCACCTGCCGATAAGCTGGCGTATATAGAAACGCTCAAGCAACAAGGCGAATATGTATTAATGGTAGGCGATGGCCTCAACGATGCGGGTGCGTTGAAAGTGGCCAATGTAGGGATTGCCGTAACAGATGATGTCAACAATTTTTCGCCCGGTTGTGATGCTATTTTGGATGCCGGCAAGCTGGATAAATTGCATGCTTTTGTAGCCATGGCACACCGTGGCCGCAAAGTGGTGATTGGTTCATTCATCATTTCTATCCTGTACAATTTCGTGGGTTTGTCTATTGCATTTCAGGGGCTGATGAGTCCGCTGGTGGCAGCCATTTTAATGCCATCCAGCAGCATTTCTATCATCATCATCACCTGGCTGGGTGTAGAAACGGGCAGAAGAAAATTAGGCACCACCCTTCGGAAATAAAGCGATTGTAATGGGTGATAGTCGTTGTTGAAGGATTATCAACAAACGTGGTACTGTTTTAAACATCTGTGACCAAAACATGACAAAAATCATAGCACACCGTGAGTGCTATCATCCAAATGAGGTATGCCCGAAAATAGTTTTGACGCTGCTAATAGTCCACAATTTATATAGCTAATCATATTCAATCAATCCACAAGATTATGGCTGTAATACTCATACTCCTTGGTGCCAGCATATTAGTAGCCGGGGGCTTTCTGGTAGCCTTTTTAGTGAGTGCCCGCAATGGTCAGTTTGATGACAGCTACGGCCCACCTATGCGGATGCTGTACGATGATCAACCAACAACAAAACTCTAATTACATCAATATGCAACAACCACTTGAAAGATTCGCTTATGACAACAGGCATGTAAAAGCCTTTGCCTATGCAACCATTGTTTGGGGTCTGGTGGGAATGCTTGTCGGATTGCTGATTGCCTTCCAAATTGCATTTCCTGCACTGAACTTCGATTTTGCTTACACCACTTTTGGCCGGGTAAGACCTGTGCACACCAATGCGGTGATTTTCGCAT
The Phnomibacter ginsenosidimutans genome window above contains:
- a CDS encoding AAA family ATPase; its protein translation is MVRLIRVIRVAYFRSMLSKLHIRNYAIIDELTIEFQPGFNIITGETGAGKSILMGALGLVLGDRADSAVLFTSTEKCVVEASFQPTDKAAMRALLQANDLDEDNQLVVRREISTAGKSRSFINDTPVTLQVLRQFAGILVDLHRQFDTLELGEDDFQRKVIDALAGTATLLQQYQQHYQSFAQAQSTLQQLQAQQQQASKEYDYHRFLFTELEEANFSPNEIEEAETELQVLSNAESIKQVLATAAFTMQNGDAPVTVQVKTVVQQLQQLKTRPDGLDALQERLQSALVELKDIAAELESLEENVQMDAERLAHLSDRINIGNKLLKKHNVLTTNELLVIQQELDASLQACYQFE
- a CDS encoding Crp/Fnr family transcriptional regulator — encoded protein: MKTFEHVDCSRCEKRTSSIFCNTHGENLDDISDSKTCSVYKKGQVIFHEGGHPFGVYCVNKGKIKLSIIGDEGKEQIVRLARDGDVLGYRSMLVNERYNATATVLEDSQVCFIPREIFMKTLRSDSSLSFEMMKLLSNQLREAEVKLTHLAQKPVRERLAETLLFLKETYGFEPDSTQIAVQLTREEIANLVGTATETAIRLLSELNKENVIELSGKKISIKDVRELSRIANLND
- a CDS encoding D-glucuronyl C5-epimerase family protein, which produces MKKIIRYILVLPFAVAIAYWLAGKFGDTIEEPLRNVLFAAKGDSIPDYAPVFYDDKGIPYVVYATENGITPGKQYNATIVANFALEQAALYDSLKQPANKQAFDNCINWLKVNATVSNDTALYRYAWRQAWYPKVPAPFTSGMTNGMVMQAMLKAHAMNADTAAWQLARQLLHGCFVSIDSGGFTIMEPQGWWYEEFAAVGVETPRILDGHIFTVIGLLQYRNQQQEPLAAIAAEMGLQSLKYYLPAYDAGQQMYYDKYKKLADRKYKQVITTQLLQLYQLTNEAVFLQYYEKWTTPLKVHYVKRVLAERNKTGALLLGLLLIVCWLPLYIGLKLLIRKTMKPRRKRY
- the ccoS gene encoding cbb3-type cytochrome oxidase assembly protein CcoS — protein: MAVILILLGASILVAGGFLVAFLVSARNGQFDDSYGPPMRMLYDDQPTTKL
- a CDS encoding enoyl-CoA hydratase/isomerase family protein, which translates into the protein MYQHLHTTLEEGIFCISINRPDKLNALNKDVISELGHAIAELYTNDAIKAGIITGTGAKAFVAGADISEFTSLDATAGAALAERGQDLVFSKIERSPKPIVAAVNGFALGGGCELAMACHFRLASDNAKFGQPEVNLGLIPGYGGTQRLVQLIGKGKAMELLMTGNMITAAEAQQLGLVNHVTSPEDLLPQTKALLQTILSKAPLAITRIIDLVNTASYAPEEGLEKEVTLFGELFDTADAKEGANAFLEKRKAQFTGH
- a CDS encoding TatD family hydrolase, encoding MMLIDTHTHLYQPAFDEDRADMIARAKAIGVTRFYMPGIDSEVIERMEQTEQQFPECVMMPGLHPCSVNDNYQQELDIVARQLQQRSFPALGEIGLDFYWDKTYTEQQFDAFRQQIEMALHYKLPIVIHTRNAMQETINLVKEYKGRGLTGIFHCFSGSYESARQIIDLGFLLGIGGVVTYKNAGLPEVLAKVPLEHIVLETDAPYLTPVPFRGKRNESSYLQYVVSTLAQVYDVEAETIASATTNNAQQLFRY